Proteins from one Catalinimonas alkaloidigena genomic window:
- a CDS encoding 30S ribosomal protein S16: protein MPLKIRLTRRGRKKLALFDVVVADSRSPRDGRFVEKIGTYNPNTNPATIDLNEDKALQWLQNGAQPSDTVRAMLSYKGVLLRRHLQAGVRKGALTAEQADEKFATWKEEKEAKITGKVDQLAQKRADAQKARLAAEAKVNEARAEAQRKREEEARAAAEAESAAANAEGGEEGEAEAPAEETQE, encoded by the coding sequence ATGCCCTTAAAAATCAGATTAACTCGTCGTGGCCGTAAAAAACTGGCCTTGTTCGATGTAGTAGTAGCCGATTCGCGTTCGCCGCGAGATGGCCGTTTTGTCGAGAAAATCGGCACGTACAATCCTAACACCAACCCTGCAACCATCGACCTGAACGAAGACAAAGCGCTTCAGTGGTTGCAGAATGGGGCCCAGCCGAGCGACACCGTGCGCGCCATGCTGTCGTACAAAGGCGTACTGTTGCGTCGGCACCTGCAAGCGGGTGTGCGCAAAGGAGCACTGACGGCAGAGCAAGCGGACGAAAAGTTTGCTACCTGGAAAGAAGAAAAAGAAGCCAAAATTACCGGCAAGGTGGACCAGCTGGCACAGAAACGTGCCGACGCGCAGAAAGCACGTCTGGCTGCCGAAGCCAAGGTAAACGAAGCCCGTGCCGAAGCGCAGCGTAAGCGCGAAGAAGAAGCACGCGCTGCTGCGGAAGCCGAATCCGCTGCTGCCAACGCAGAAGGCGGTGAAGAAGGCGAAGCAGAAGCACCGGCTGAAGAGACACAGGAGTAG
- the rimM gene encoding ribosome maturation factor RimM (Essential for efficient processing of 16S rRNA), whose amino-acid sequence MNPEECFLLGTVRKPHGLRGELSIFLDVDDPGRYEHLESVLVELRQEDGSARLIPFFVESMRLTGPLTLMRLEGLGSLEEAEPFRGARLFLPLEALPPLKGDQFYYHEILGFRIVDEAMGPLGEITDVYELPAQDLIVMQYRESEILIPIQDEVVKGVDRTKRELYCHLPDGLLDIYLNS is encoded by the coding sequence ATGAATCCGGAAGAGTGCTTTTTGCTGGGAACCGTGCGTAAGCCCCACGGCTTGCGCGGAGAGCTGAGCATTTTTCTGGACGTAGACGATCCCGGTCGATACGAACATTTGGAATCAGTCTTGGTAGAACTCCGTCAGGAAGACGGCTCTGCCCGACTGATTCCTTTTTTTGTGGAGTCCATGCGCCTGACGGGCCCCCTGACGCTGATGCGGTTGGAGGGACTCGGTTCGCTCGAAGAAGCGGAGCCGTTTCGGGGCGCACGGCTTTTCTTACCCCTGGAGGCATTGCCTCCGCTCAAAGGCGATCAGTTTTATTACCACGAAATTCTGGGCTTTCGGATCGTCGACGAGGCGATGGGCCCGCTGGGCGAAATAACCGACGTGTACGAATTGCCCGCCCAGGACCTGATCGTGATGCAGTACCGCGAAAGCGAGATCCTGATTCCGATTCAGGATGAAGTGGTAAAAGGCGTCGACCGCACCAAGCGCGAGTTGTATTGCCACCTGCCCGACGGCCTGCTCGACATCTACCTCAATTCGTAA
- the trmD gene encoding tRNA (guanosine(37)-N1)-methyltransferase TrmD, translated as MRLDIITCLPKILESPFDQSILKRAQQKGLVEVHVHDLRDYSPFKHRQVDDYAYGGGAGMVLMTEPIARCIRHLSEARNYDAVVYMTPDGKRFDQPMANQLSLLKNIILLCGHYKGVDERIREKFVTHEISIGDYVLSGGELAAAVVADALIRLLPGVLSDETSALTDSFQDGLLAPPVYTRPADFEGMRVPDILLSGHEAAIEQWRYDQALARTRERRPDLLKED; from the coding sequence ATGCGCCTGGACATCATTACCTGTCTGCCTAAAATTCTGGAAAGTCCGTTCGATCAGTCGATTCTGAAGCGGGCGCAACAGAAAGGCCTGGTGGAGGTGCATGTCCACGACTTGCGCGACTATTCGCCGTTCAAGCACCGGCAGGTAGACGATTATGCTTATGGAGGCGGGGCTGGCATGGTCCTGATGACCGAACCGATTGCCCGCTGCATTCGGCACCTGAGCGAAGCACGGAATTACGACGCGGTGGTCTACATGACGCCCGACGGAAAGCGGTTCGACCAGCCCATGGCCAACCAACTTTCGTTGCTGAAAAACATCATTTTGCTGTGTGGACATTACAAAGGCGTGGACGAACGCATCCGCGAGAAATTTGTGACCCACGAAATCAGCATCGGCGACTACGTTTTGTCGGGGGGAGAGCTGGCGGCTGCGGTGGTGGCCGATGCGCTGATCCGCCTGCTGCCAGGCGTATTGTCGGACGAGACCTCGGCACTGACCGACTCGTTTCAGGACGGGCTACTGGCTCCGCCGGTCTATACCCGGCCCGCCGATTTCGAAGGCATGCGGGTGCCCGACATCCTCTTGTCGGGCCACGAAGCGGCCATCGAACAGTGGCGTTACGACCAAGCCTTGGCCCGTACCCGCGAGCGTCGGCCCGATCTGCTGAAAGAAGACTGA